Proteins from a single region of Drosophila biarmipes strain raj3 chromosome 3R, RU_DBia_V1.1, whole genome shotgun sequence:
- the LOC108031904 gene encoding protein Lilipod isoform X2: protein MDEEEEEEVTDLKLQLFHNTVREHIIFLLLIILLYFSSYVVVSRFRRRDRDDLYSNDEDEVLVYRISFWLCTFTLAVAEGAAMLLPVSIASNEVLLLYPNSYYVKWLNSSLIQGLWNHVFLFSNLSLFIFLPFVYLFSESTGFVGHKKGILPRVYETFTVFMLMAVIVLVLTAVLSAVFGIEKFQFFWFLNLGSVHLPFLYSCVSFLGVMLMLICTPYGFVRLFGVVNQVLVRPMLLRDVNEEFSAFYMEEASVKRKLAHIELHNVSISDAANGGRLGNGIGNGRGRTFFPQPLLQQSQAHLYQRKAMASDVGELNDRLRELDSERKELDKLRKSSTFQRTFVYPLAMLLLLFCTGVTILLVVQNTLELLIGIKALPLSTRQFTLGISSLSKLGPFGAGLEVCLIFYLGATSVVGFYSMPFMRNVCPKRRQTSLPQLMLNCGFMLVLSSALPLLSRIIGITNFDLLGDFGAIEWLGNFQIVLLYNLVFGTTTALCLANKFTATVRRELRARLTSLFLLA, encoded by the exons ATTTTTCTGCTACTGATCATCTTGCTGTACTTCAGCTCTTATGTGGTTGTATCACGTTTTCGGCGGCGCGACCGTGACGATCTCTATTCGAATGACGAGGACGAGGTGCTGGTCTATCGGATAAG CTTTTGGCTCTGCACATTCACATTGGCCGTTGCCGAAGGGGCTGCCATGCTGCTGCCCGTTTCCATCGCCAGCAACGAGGTGCTGCTCTTGTATCCCAACAGCTACTAtgtgaagtggctcaacagttCGCTCATACAGG GCCTGTGGAACCACGTATTTCTCTTCTCCAATCTGTCACTGTTCATCTTTCTGCCATTCGTCTATTTGTTCTCAGAGTCCACGGGGTTCGTGGGCCATAAGAAGGGCATTCTGCCGCGCGTCTACGAAACCTTCACAGTGTTCATGCTGATGGCCGTTATTGTCCTGGTGCTAACCGCCGTCCTAAGTGCAGTCTTTGGCATTGAAAAGTTTCAATTCTTTTGGTTCCTAA ATTTGGGCAGTGTTCACCTGCCGTTCCTTTATTCGTGTGTCTCTTTTCTGGGCGTGATGCTTATGCTGA TTTGCACCCCCTACGGCTTTGTGCGTCTGTTTGGCGTTGTGAACCAGGTGCTGGTTCGACCTATGCTGCTGCGCGACGTCAACGAGGAGTTCAGCGCCTTCTACATGGAGGAGGCGAGCGTGAAGCGGAAACTGGCCCACATCGAGCTGCACAACGTGAGCATCTCGGATGCCGCCAATGGTGGACGCCTGGGCAATGGCATTGGAAACGGACGTGGGCGCACCTTCTTCCCCCAGCCGCTCCTGCAGCAGTCGCAGGCTCATCTCTACCAGCGCAAGGCGATGGCCAGCGACGTGGGCGAGCTCAACGATAGACTGAGAGAACTGGACTCCGAGCGCAAGGAACTGGACAAGCTGCGCAAATCGAGCACCTTCCAACGCACCTTCGTCTATCCGCTGgccatgctgctgctgctgttttgcACGGGAGTCACCATTCTGCTGGTGGTGCAGAACACTCTGGAGCTGCTCATAGGCATCAAGGCGCTGCCACTAAGCACAAGG CAATTTACGCTGGGCATTTCATCGCTGTCGAAGCTGGGACCCTTTGGCGCCGGCCTGGAAGTGTGTCTAATCTTCTACTTGGGCGCCACCTCGGTGGTGGGCTTCTACAGCATGCCCTTCATGCGGAACGTCTGTCCCAAGCGGCGCCAGACCTCGCTACCACAGCTGATGCTGAACTGTGGCTTCATGCTGGTTTTGTCCTCGGCGCTGCCGCTTCTCAGCAGGATCATAG GCATCACAAACTTTGACCTGCTGGGCGACTTTGGGGCCATCGAGTGGCTGGGCAACTTCCAGATTGTGCTGCTCTACAATTTGGTCTTCGGAACCACCACGGCCCTCTGCCTGGCCAACAAGTTCACGGCCACGGTGCGACGGGAGCTGAGAGCCCG CCTGACTTCGCTATTTCTGCTGGCTTGA
- the LOC108031905 gene encoding tetratricopeptide repeat protein 12 gives MASEEAKDVAELKATLQNCNLNAKDGDDFAEFEATLAKINSILNNEAPPEDETEAGNGADGKRKEKINFDNLDVDKVRLKVRENRTLINKKSVDEDNEKQAKVMNQQSFMEQVEKDANDRAEARAKAEYEAELQRAQGNEAFRNEKYEKAVLHYDKAILKIKDSAITYNNRALCFIKLRNYRRALKDCQYVLEKLEEKNLRAWLYQANAYKCLKQDDKFEESVAKAREHNPGQLAYIDKYIKQLGADVKS, from the exons ATGGCTAGTGAAGAAGCTAAAGACGTAGCCGAGCTTAAGGCGACTTTACAGAACTGCAACTTAAACGCCAAAGACGGGGATGATTTTGCCGAATTTGAGGCGACTCTTGCGAAGATCAATAGCATATTGAATAACGAAGCTCCTCCCGAAGACGAGACAGAGGCGGGAAATGGAGCGGATGGCAAGCGCAAGGAAAAGATAAACTTTGACAACCTGGATGTGGACAAGGTGCGTCTTAAAGTGCGCGAGAATCGCACATTGATCAATAAGAAATCTGTGGACGAAGACAATGAGAAGCAGGCCAAGGTCATGAACCAGCAGAGCTTCATGGAGCAGGTGGAAAAGGATGCCAACGATCGTGCAGAGGCTCGTGCCAAGGCGGAGTACGAGGCAGAACTCCAGAGAGC TCAGGGAAACGAAGCATTTCGTAATGAAAAGTATGAAAAGGCAGTTCTGCACTACGACAAGGCTATCCTTAAGATCAAGGATAGCGCTATTACATATAACAACCGCGCCCTATGCTTTATCAA GCTCCGAAACTACAGACGCGCCCTTAAGGACTGCCAGTACGTGCTGGAGAAGCTGGAGGAGAAGAATCTGCGTGCCTGGCTGTACCAGGCCAATGCCTACAAGTGCCTAAAACAGGACGACAAGTTCGAGGAGAGCGTGGCCAAGGCGCGTGAGCACAATCCCGGCCAGCTGGCCTACATTGACAAGTACATCAAGCAGTTGGGAGCCGATGTTAAATCATAA
- the LOC108031741 gene encoding protein polybromo-1: MLSRKRRASSISSRQDEDPLQLDDSTPEQSPVQQTTTQSARKKRRLDPSELCQQLYDSIRNIKKEDGSMLCDTFIRVPKRRQEPSYYDVVVNPIDLLKVQQKLKTDSYDDLDDLMADLELLIGNAKAFYKTDSCEHQDAVALWQHIQAQRQRIMEANGLAEEEPRARRMSRQVRRMTSCTEPGGDGAADDEYNQYEELFASIMTATDPASDRAMHRMFQLLPSKKIYPDYYDVIEHPIDLRLIATKIQMNAYSSLVEMERDLLQMTKNACLFNEPGSQIYKDAKALKRIFTQRRIELEAGKGKLAKRVKSLSSAAIAALKEEVDSSDDEETSKKGEGPMWALFDHLYNAPGTSEHPGVTGPPLGNSLWKLPVRRFHPEYFELIKRPISMSQIHTKLKKGDYANISDLTADLYLMLDNAKKAFSPSHRTHKDALKMLKLMNAKLVEESLEEGSDLDDEDTEDMDAEVFATSSQPERRKPGRPRVNSNSNSNASHTPNNSNSPKSNRIAINAAIKKKILSIQKYLVDYSLGNRRPIEMFMEKPPRKIYPDYYDIIQNPIDMNTIEHNIRTDRYAAVEDVVSDYRLMFSNCRQYNEEGSNIYEDANILERALNEKLKEFPGLSDVKKPQQKYNKVGRKLKTALITERLWQFYESVKEYQEPKGKRQLSLIFTKLPSKNEYPDYYDIIKEPIDMDRIAQKLKQGAYESLDDLAADFLLMLENACKYNEPDSQIYKDALVLQQLTLQLKQQLRSERDSLPDVPLAVQELFLTLFTTLYNHQDEEGRCYSDSLAELPEYDEIGEGPKVRGISLDLIKRRLDKGAYKRLDIYQEDIFACLERARKLSRTDSDIFQDSIELQTYFIRKRDELCKDTLSSPALSFTLERLLADVEVSRQQKLQQEEQDQEQDKEKDEFNGAKGESMTINQQVFSPGDYVYVQMPENKIPSICCIERLWTSPTNEKLMQASIFVRPHETYHVTTRKFLEKEVFKSSLSQTISMDKVMGMCYVMNIKDYIKMRPENLPEKDVFVCESRYNIQGRCFKKLKNWPPVREGSSVKFVPRDQPLELKRVMSVFKERLEKHKGELEELKLQETMVEKEKPNVSCDPPPNADSTSTYYQQYNTVCSGAIKTGDFVYVATQTGKQSVAQVQQIWEQNGKSYFKGPWLLPPSETNPGLGKQFFRQELLLSTVEEVSPVVGIVGRCAVLEYAEFITSRPTEIPESDVYICESVYDELKKAIRKLVAGNMRKFQHSPAVTEDEIFYFKSPIKPSKDVKNELNELGMLEDSMDGDTPSLSSDIAAMSSPAPSVNSTPLTSKAKAAKSAKKCLTGYILYSSEVRKGICQSNPEATFGDISRMVGTEWKNLPASVKQSWEDRASRQNEETAAMRREFDDAQNSASPSPQVTQETFGQVLTFECQWDKCDFQFEELGDCTEHCMSDATGHIQRHPQAGVEMEYVCLWRNCPRIKKSVQAFPNVLRLIKHVREVHLSKCGKSIAPGDRSKNFVSRRQKHTQLATTVPIPPSLAQSPRAPNNLEAVQLQQQQQQQNAHQLQQLQQQQQTIVLGPPPEPLFVTVPPRTTRVIHSEAYIKYIESLQSGSHLNVATCNNNWRRALTHVTPAQVVAKAPLPEHWIGPNLRDQGNVVQALCHLRNFMVDDVLQIRRSCN, translated from the exons ATGCTGAGCCGCAAGCGCCGGGCGAGCAGCATCTCCAGCCGGCAGGACGAGGATCCGCTGCAGCTGGACGACTCCACGCCGGAACAGTCGCCGGTGCAGCAGACAACGACACAATCGGCGCGAAAAAAGCGCCGCCTGGATCCCTCGGAACTCTGCCAGCAGTTGTACGATTCAATCAGGAATATTAAGAAGGAGGATGGATCCATGCTGTGCGACACCTTCATCCGGGTTCCCAAGCGCCGACAGGAGCCCTCCTACTATGACGTGGTGGTCAATCCCATCGACCTGCTCAAGGTGCAGCAGAAGCTGAAGACCGACTCGTACGACGATCTGGACGATCTGATGGCCGACCTGGAGCTGCTGATCGGGAACGCCAAGGCCTTCTACAAGACGGACAGCTGCGAGCACCAGGATGCCGTCGCCCTGTGGCAGCACATCCAGGCGCAGAGGCAGCGCATCATGGAGGCCAATGGCTTGGCGGAGGAGGAACCGCGTGCCAGACGCATGTCGCGGCAGGTGCGCCGCATGACCAGCTGCACGGAGCCGGGCGGCGACGGAGCGGCTGATGACGAGTACAACCAGTACGAGGAGCTCTTCGCCTCCATCATGACTGCCACCGATCCTGCGAGCGACCGGGCCATGCACCGCATGTTCCAACTGCTGCCCTCGAAGAAGATCTATCCCGACTACTATGATGTCATCGAGCATCCCATTGATCTGCGCCTGATCGCGaccaaaatacaaatgaacGCCTATTCCTCGCTGGTGGAGATGGAGCGGGATTTGTTGCAGATGACCAAGAACGCGTGCCTGTTCAACGAGCCGGGGTCTCAGATCTACAAGGATGCCAAGGCCCTAAAACGAATCTTTACGCAGCGGCGTATCGAGTTGGAGGCGGGCAAGGGCAAGCTGGCCAAACGGGTCAAGAGTCTGTCCAGCGCGGCGATTGCTG CTCTAAAAGAAGAGGTGGATAGCTCTGACGACGAGGAGACTAGCAAAAAGGGCGAAGGACCCATGTGGGCATTGTTTGATCACCTGTACAATGCACCAGGAACTTCCGAACATCCAGGAGTGACTGGTCCTCCTTTGGGCAACTCGCTTTGGAAGTTGCCAGTGCGTCGGTTTCATCCCGAATACTTTGAGCTGATCAAACGACCCATATCCATGAGCCAGATCCACACGAAGCTGAAAAAGGGCGACTATGCCAACATCAGTGATCTCACCGCCGACCTTTATCTCATGCTGGACAATGCCAAAAAGGCGTTTTCGCCCTCCCATCGCACACACAAAGATGCCCTAAAAATGCTTAAGCTGATGAACGCCAAGCTGGTGGAGGAGTCCCTGGAGGAGGGTAGTGATCTAGATGACGAAGACACGGAGGATATGGACGCAGAGGTATTCGCGACCAGCTCGCAGCCGGAAAGGCGGAAGCCGGGCAGACCGCGTGTCAACTCCAATTCCAATTCGAATGCTTCCCACACGCCGAACAACTCGAATTCCCCAAAATCCAATCGCATTGCCATCAATGCGgcgattaaaaaaaaaattctgagCATTCAGAAATACCTGGTCGACTACTCCTTGGGCAATCGTCGGCCAATCGAGATGTTTATGGAGAAGCCACCGCGTAAAATTTATCCGGACTACTATGATATCATCCAGAATCCGATTGACATGAACACCATTGAGCACAACATTCGCACGGATCGCTATGCCGCTGTGGAGGATGTGGTGTCCGACTACAGGCTTATGTTCTCCAACTGTCGGCAGTATAATGAGGAAGGTTCAAACATTTACGAGGATGCCAACATTCTGGAACGGGCTTTGAACGAAAAGCTCAAGGAGTTTCCGGGTCTGTCGGATGTCAAGAAGCCGCAGCAGAAGTACAACAAGGTGGGCAGGAAGCTGAAGACCGCTCTCATCACGGAGCGTCTGTGGCAGTTCTACGAATCAGTAAAGGAGTACCAGGAGCCCAAGGGCAAGAGGCAGCTATCGCTTATTTTTACAAAGCTACCGTCCAAAAACGAGTATCCGGACTATTATGACATCATAAAGGAGCCGATTGACATGGACCGAATTGCTCAGAAGCTGAAACAGGGCGCCTACGAGAGCTTAGACGACTTGGCTGCAGATTTCCTTCTGATGCTGGAAAATGCCTGCAAGTACAACGAACCAGACTCGCAGATCTACAAGGACGCGCTGGTGTTACAGCAATTGACGCTGCAGCTGAAGCAACAACTGCGCTCCGAGCGCGATTCACTTCCGGATGTTCCACTAGCTGTTCAGGAGCTGTTCCTTACCCTGTTCACCACTCTTTACAATCACCAGGACGAGGAGGGTCGTTGCTACTCGGACTCCCTGGCCGAACTGCCGGAGTACGATGAGATAGGTGAAGGTCCCAAGGTGCGCGGCATATCACTGGATCTGATAAAGCGAAGGCTGGACAAAGGAGCTTACAAGCGACTGGATATTTACCAGGAGGATATATTTGCCTGCTTAGAACGAGCGAGGAAGCTCTCGCGCACAGATTCGGATATATTTCAG GACTCCATTGAGCTGCAGACCTACTTTATCCGCAAGCGTGACGAGCTATGCAAGGACACACTCAGCTCACCCGCTCTTAGTTTTACCCTCGAGCGCCTCCTAGCTGATGTGGAGGTGAGCCGCCAGCAAAAGTTGCAACAAGAAGAGCAGGACCAAGAACAAGACAAGGAAAAGGACGAGTTTAACGGCGCCAAGGGCGAAAGCATGACAATAAACCAGCAGGTATTTTCACCCGGCGATTACGTGTATGTGCAAATGCCAGAAAACAAGATTCCCTCGATATGCTGCATTGAGCGCCTGTGGACATCGCCCACCAATGAGAAGCTAATGCAGGCTTCCATATTCGTGCGGCCACACGAAACGTACCATGTGACCACTCGCAAGTTCCTCGAGAAGGAGGTGTTTAAGAGCAGCCTTTCACAGACCATTTCCATGGACAAGGTGATGGGCATGTGCTATGTGATGAACATAAAGGACTACATCAAAATGCGCCCGGAAAACCTGCCCGAAAAGGATGTATTCGTGTGCGAATCTCGATACAATATCCAGGGTCGCTGTTTTAAGAAGCTCAAGAACTGGCCACCGGTGCGTGAAGGCAGCTCCGTGAAATTCGTCCCGCGTGACCAGCCTTTGGAACTAAAGCGAGTGATGTCCGTCTTCAAGGAGCGCTTGGAGAAGCACAAAGGAGAATTGGAGGAGCTCAAGCTCCAAGAGACGATGGTCGAGAAGGAGAAACCAAATGTGTCTTGCGATCCGCCGCCAAATGCTGACAGTACCAGCACATACTATCAGCAGTACAATACAGTCTGCAGTGGGGCCATCAAAACTGGGGACTTCGTATACGTGGCCACCCAAACCGGGAAGCAGTCGGTGGCCCAGGTGCAGCAGATCTGGGAGCAGAATGGGAAATCCTACTTTAAAGGTCCGTGGCTGCTGCCCCCCAGCGAAACGAATCCCGGTCTGGGCAAGCAATTCTTCCgccaggaactgctgctaagCACCGTCGAGGAGGTCAGTCCAGTCGTGGGCATCGTTGGTCGTTGCGCCGTCCTCGAGTACGCCGAATTTATAACCTCCCGGCCCACGGAAATACCGGAAAGCGATGTGTATATTTGTGAGTCCGTCTACGATGAGCTGAAGAAGGCCATCCGCAAGTTGGTTGCCGGCAACATGCGCAAGTTCCAGCACAGTCCCGCCGTCACTGAGGATGAGATCTTCTACTTTAAGTCGCCCATAAAGCCCTCCAAGGATGTTAAGAACGAGTTAAATGAGCTGGGCATGCTGGAGGATTCAATGGATGGGGATACTCCCTCGCTGAGCTCGGACATTGCGGCCATGTCTTCGCCGGCTCCCTCAGTGAACTCTACGCCGCTGACCTCCAAAGCTAAGGCCGCCAAATCGGCCAAAAAATGCCTTACCGGCTATATTTTGTACTCGAGTGAAGTCCGAAAGG gTATTTGCCAGAGCAATCCGGAAGCAACTTTCGGAGACATATCCCGCATGGTGGGAACCGAGTGGAAGAATCTCCCCGCCAGCGTCAAGCAGAGCTGGGAGGATCGGGCCAGTCGGCAGAATGAGGAGACGGCTGCCATGCGTCGAGAGTTTGACGACGCCCAAAACAGCGCCAGTCCCTCGCCCCAAGTAACGCAGGAAACCTTTGGTCAGGTGCTCACCTTTGAGTGTCAGTGGGACAAGTGTGACTTTCAGTTCGAGGAGCTGGGCGACTGCACGGAACATTGCATGTCCGATGCCACCGGGCACATTCAGCGCCATCCGCAAGCGGGCGTGGAGATGGAGTACGTCTGCCTGTGGCGCAACTGCCCGCGGATTAAGAAGTCCGTTCAGGCCTTTCCCAATGTGCTGCGCCTTATCAAGCATGTGCGCGAAGTTCATCTTAGCAAGTGTGGCAAGTCGATAGCGCCAGGAGATCGCAGCAAAAACTTTGTATCGCGCCGCCAGAAGCATACGCAACTGGCAACCACAGTTCCGATCCCGCCCAGCCTTGCGCAATCGCCACGTGCTCCTAACAATCTCGAGGCAgtccagctgcagcagcaacagcagcagcagaacgcacaccaactgcagcagctgcaacagcaacagcaaacgATCGTCCTGGGGCCGCCTCCAGAGCCGCTGTTCGTCACCGTGCCACCGCGCACCACTCGCGTCATACACTCGGAGGCGTACATCAAGTACATCGAGAGCCTGCAGTCGGGCAGCCACCTCAACGTGGCCACCTGCAACAACAACTGGCGGCGGGCACTGACGCACGTCACTCCGGCCCAAGTGGTGGCCAAAGCTCCGCTACCCGAGCATTGGATCGGACCGAATCTTCGCGACCAGGGCAACGTGGTGCAGGCGCTGTGCCACCTGCGCAACTTCATGGTCGACGATGTACTCCAAATACGGCGAAGCTGCAACTAG
- the LOC108031904 gene encoding protein Lilipod isoform X1: MDEEEEEEVTDLKLQLFHNTVREHIIFLLLIILLYFSSYVVVSRFRRRDRDDLYSNDEDEVLVYRISFWLCTFTLAVAEGAAMLLPVSIASNEVLLLYPNSYYVKWLNSSLIQGLWNHVFLFSNLSLFIFLPFVYLFSESTGFVGHKKGILPRVYETFTVFMLMAVIVLVLTAVLSAVFGIEKFQFFWFLNLGSVHLPFLYSCVSFLGVMLMLICTPYGFVRLFGVVNQVLVRPMLLRDVNEEFSAFYMEEASVKRKLAHIELHNVSISDAANGGRLGNGIGNGRGRTFFPQPLLQQSQAHLYQRKAMASDVGELNDRLRELDSERKELDKLRKSSTFQRTFVYPLAMLLLLFCTGVTILLVVQNTLELLIGIKALPLSTRQFTLGISSLSKLGPFGAGLEVCLIFYLGATSVVGFYSMPFMRNVCPKRRQTSLPQLMLNCGFMLVLSSALPLLSRIIGITNFDLLGDFGAIEWLGNFQIVLLYNLVFGTTTALCLANKFTATVRRELRARLVENYVLFTNYMSFIN, from the exons ATTTTTCTGCTACTGATCATCTTGCTGTACTTCAGCTCTTATGTGGTTGTATCACGTTTTCGGCGGCGCGACCGTGACGATCTCTATTCGAATGACGAGGACGAGGTGCTGGTCTATCGGATAAG CTTTTGGCTCTGCACATTCACATTGGCCGTTGCCGAAGGGGCTGCCATGCTGCTGCCCGTTTCCATCGCCAGCAACGAGGTGCTGCTCTTGTATCCCAACAGCTACTAtgtgaagtggctcaacagttCGCTCATACAGG GCCTGTGGAACCACGTATTTCTCTTCTCCAATCTGTCACTGTTCATCTTTCTGCCATTCGTCTATTTGTTCTCAGAGTCCACGGGGTTCGTGGGCCATAAGAAGGGCATTCTGCCGCGCGTCTACGAAACCTTCACAGTGTTCATGCTGATGGCCGTTATTGTCCTGGTGCTAACCGCCGTCCTAAGTGCAGTCTTTGGCATTGAAAAGTTTCAATTCTTTTGGTTCCTAA ATTTGGGCAGTGTTCACCTGCCGTTCCTTTATTCGTGTGTCTCTTTTCTGGGCGTGATGCTTATGCTGA TTTGCACCCCCTACGGCTTTGTGCGTCTGTTTGGCGTTGTGAACCAGGTGCTGGTTCGACCTATGCTGCTGCGCGACGTCAACGAGGAGTTCAGCGCCTTCTACATGGAGGAGGCGAGCGTGAAGCGGAAACTGGCCCACATCGAGCTGCACAACGTGAGCATCTCGGATGCCGCCAATGGTGGACGCCTGGGCAATGGCATTGGAAACGGACGTGGGCGCACCTTCTTCCCCCAGCCGCTCCTGCAGCAGTCGCAGGCTCATCTCTACCAGCGCAAGGCGATGGCCAGCGACGTGGGCGAGCTCAACGATAGACTGAGAGAACTGGACTCCGAGCGCAAGGAACTGGACAAGCTGCGCAAATCGAGCACCTTCCAACGCACCTTCGTCTATCCGCTGgccatgctgctgctgctgttttgcACGGGAGTCACCATTCTGCTGGTGGTGCAGAACACTCTGGAGCTGCTCATAGGCATCAAGGCGCTGCCACTAAGCACAAGG CAATTTACGCTGGGCATTTCATCGCTGTCGAAGCTGGGACCCTTTGGCGCCGGCCTGGAAGTGTGTCTAATCTTCTACTTGGGCGCCACCTCGGTGGTGGGCTTCTACAGCATGCCCTTCATGCGGAACGTCTGTCCCAAGCGGCGCCAGACCTCGCTACCACAGCTGATGCTGAACTGTGGCTTCATGCTGGTTTTGTCCTCGGCGCTGCCGCTTCTCAGCAGGATCATAG GCATCACAAACTTTGACCTGCTGGGCGACTTTGGGGCCATCGAGTGGCTGGGCAACTTCCAGATTGTGCTGCTCTACAATTTGGTCTTCGGAACCACCACGGCCCTCTGCCTGGCCAACAAGTTCACGGCCACGGTGCGACGGGAGCTGAGAGCCCGGTTAGTGGAGAACTATGTGCTCTTTACTAACTACATGAGCTTCATCAACTGA